A part of Streptomyces sp. NBC_01497 genomic DNA contains:
- the nadC gene encoding carboxylating nicotinate-nucleotide diphosphorylase — translation MSTPEDTPRPEPVAVPLIHIGAPAADSCGPDGCACGDESEDLECGLDPALAALLADLGLDPVQVEDVAHVAVQEDLDGGIDVTTAATVPEDAVATGDFTAREDGVVAGLHVAEAVLSVVSTADFEVERHVLDGDRVTAGQKLLSVTGRTRDLLTAERSALNILCRLSGIATATREWADALDGTKAKVRDTRKTTPGLRALEKYAVRCGGGVNHRMSLSDAALVKDNHVVAAGGVAAAFAAVRERFPDLAIEVEVDTLHQLREVLDAGADLILLDNLTPDETSEAVGIVNGRAFLESSGRLTLDNARAYAETGVDFLSVGALTHSPRILDIGLDLREADEPGADA, via the coding sequence GTGAGCACGCCCGAAGACACCCCGCGTCCCGAGCCGGTGGCCGTGCCGCTGATCCACATCGGCGCGCCCGCCGCCGACAGCTGCGGCCCCGACGGCTGCGCCTGCGGCGACGAGTCGGAGGACCTGGAGTGCGGGCTCGACCCCGCGCTCGCGGCCCTCCTCGCGGACCTCGGCCTCGACCCCGTACAGGTCGAGGACGTCGCGCACGTCGCGGTCCAGGAGGACCTGGACGGCGGGATCGACGTGACGACGGCCGCGACCGTGCCCGAGGACGCCGTGGCCACCGGCGACTTCACGGCGCGCGAGGACGGCGTCGTGGCGGGCCTGCACGTCGCGGAAGCGGTGCTCTCGGTCGTGAGCACCGCCGACTTCGAGGTCGAACGGCACGTGCTGGACGGCGACCGGGTCACCGCGGGCCAGAAGCTGCTGAGTGTCACGGGGCGCACCCGCGACCTGCTGACGGCGGAGCGCAGCGCGCTGAACATCCTGTGCAGGCTGTCGGGCATCGCGACGGCAACACGCGAGTGGGCCGACGCGCTCGACGGCACGAAGGCGAAGGTGCGCGACACCCGCAAGACGACCCCGGGTCTGCGGGCCCTGGAGAAGTACGCGGTCCGCTGCGGCGGCGGCGTGAACCACCGCATGTCGCTGTCGGACGCGGCGCTGGTGAAGGACAACCACGTGGTCGCGGCGGGCGGTGTGGCCGCGGCCTTCGCGGCGGTACGGGAGCGGTTCCCCGACCTCGCGATCGAGGTGGAGGTCGACACCCTGCACCAGCTCCGTGAGGTGCTGGACGCAGGCGCCGACCTCATCCTGCTGGACAACCTCACGCCCGACGAGACGTCGGAGGCCGTGGGGATCGTCAACGGCCGGGCGTTCCTGGAGTCGTCCGGGCGCCTCACGCTCGACAACGCGCGCGCTTACGCGGAGACGGGCGTCGACTTCCTGTCGGTGGGCGCGCTGACGCACTCGCCGCGCATCCTCGACATCGGCCTGGACCTGCGCGAGGCGGACGAGCCGGGAGCGGACGCCTGA
- the panC gene encoding pantoate--beta-alanine ligase → MSGDGEVMARGGRETAGGGPGADALPDPGGASGGGRPFELAPTRDDLDRLLKRRGPGRRVAVVMTMGALHEGHASLIRAARARVGREGFVVTTVFVNPLQFGAGEDLDRYPRTLDADLRTARSAGADTVFAPSVDEVYPGGDPRVTIAAGAMGRRFEGASRPGHFDGMLTVVAKLLHLTSADVAFFGQKDAQQLALIRRMVTDLNFPVEIAGVPTVREDDGLALSSRNRYLSATDRRTALLLSRALFAARDRLGAQHALRARAESAPASGARAAGLSALGEPRLAADAHAVACAGGPALPGGAASAGADAVRAAALGVLDLGARTDPPLALDYLALIDPADFTEVPDDFTGEAVLAVAARVGTTRLIDNIPLTFGATSG, encoded by the coding sequence ATGAGCGGCGACGGTGAAGTGATGGCTCGCGGCGGGCGGGAAACGGCCGGCGGGGGTCCGGGAGCGGACGCCCTCCCGGACCCCGGAGGCGCGAGCGGCGGCGGGCGCCCTTTCGAGCTCGCCCCCACCAGGGACGACCTGGACCGGCTGCTCAAGCGGCGCGGCCCCGGCCGGCGTGTGGCCGTCGTCATGACGATGGGCGCCCTGCACGAAGGGCACGCGAGCCTGATACGCGCGGCCCGCGCACGGGTCGGCCGCGAGGGCTTCGTCGTCACGACGGTCTTCGTCAATCCGTTGCAGTTCGGCGCGGGCGAGGACCTCGACCGCTACCCGCGCACCCTCGACGCCGACCTGCGCACCGCGCGGTCCGCCGGCGCGGACACGGTCTTCGCGCCGTCCGTCGACGAGGTGTATCCCGGCGGTGACCCCCGGGTCACGATCGCCGCGGGAGCGATGGGCCGGCGTTTCGAGGGCGCCTCACGCCCCGGGCACTTCGACGGGATGCTCACCGTCGTCGCGAAGCTCCTCCACCTCACGTCGGCCGACGTCGCGTTCTTCGGCCAGAAGGACGCCCAGCAGCTCGCGCTGATCCGCCGGATGGTCACCGACCTGAACTTCCCGGTCGAGATCGCCGGCGTGCCGACCGTACGGGAGGACGACGGGCTCGCGCTCTCCAGCCGCAACCGCTACCTCTCCGCCACCGACAGGCGCACCGCACTGCTGCTGTCCCGTGCGCTGTTCGCGGCCCGTGACCGGCTCGGCGCGCAGCACGCGCTGCGCGCGCGGGCCGAGTCGGCCCCGGCCTCGGGGGCGCGTGCGGCGGGTCTCTCCGCGCTCGGCGAGCCGCGACTCGCGGCCGACGCGCACGCGGTGGCCTGCGCGGGCGGACCGGCACTCCCCGGCGGGGCGGCCTCCGCCGGCGCGGACGCCGTCCGGGCGGCGGCACTGGGCGTGCTGGATCTCGGCGCGCGTACGGATCCGCCCCTCGCGCTCGACTACCTGGCGCTGATCGACCCGGCCGACTTCACCGAAGTGCCCGACGACTTCACGGGCGAGGCGGTGCTCGCCGTCGCCGCGCGGGTCGGTACGACGCGGCTGATCGACAACATCCCCCTGACGTTCGGAGCGACGAGCGGATGA
- a CDS encoding type III pantothenate kinase, whose product MLLTIDVGNTHTVLGLFDGQEIVEHWRISTDARRTADELAVLLQGLMGMHPLLGVELGEGIEGIAICSTVPSVLHELREVTRRYYGDVPAVLVEPGIKTGVPILMDNPKEVGADRIINAVAAVELYGGPAIVVDFGTATTFDAVSARGEYTGGVIAPGIEISVEALGVKGAQLRKIELARPRSVIGKNTVEAMQAGILYGFAGQVDGVVTRMARELAEDPKDVTVIATGGLAPMVLGEASVIDEHEPWLTLIGLRLVYERNVARM is encoded by the coding sequence ATGCTGCTGACCATCGACGTCGGCAACACCCACACCGTGCTGGGCCTCTTCGACGGCCAGGAGATCGTCGAGCACTGGCGGATCTCGACGGACGCGCGCCGCACGGCCGACGAACTGGCCGTGCTGCTCCAGGGGCTGATGGGCATGCACCCGCTGCTCGGTGTGGAACTGGGCGAGGGGATCGAGGGCATCGCGATCTGCTCGACCGTGCCCTCGGTCCTGCACGAACTGCGCGAGGTGACGCGGCGGTACTACGGCGACGTGCCCGCCGTGCTCGTCGAGCCCGGTATCAAGACGGGTGTGCCGATCCTCATGGACAACCCGAAGGAGGTCGGCGCGGACCGCATCATCAACGCGGTGGCGGCCGTCGAGCTCTACGGCGGCCCGGCGATCGTCGTCGACTTCGGTACGGCGACGACGTTCGACGCGGTCAGCGCGCGCGGCGAATACACGGGCGGGGTGATCGCGCCGGGCATCGAGATCTCCGTGGAGGCGCTCGGCGTCAAGGGCGCGCAGCTGCGGAAGATCGAGCTGGCGCGGCCCCGGAGCGTCATCGGGAAGAACACGGTCGAGGCCATGCAGGCGGGCATCCTGTACGGCTTCGCGGGCCAGGTGGACGGCGTCGTGACCCGCATGGCCCGCGAACTCGCCGAGGACCCGAAGGACGTGACCGTCATCGCGACGGGCGGTCTGGCGCCGATGGTGCTGGGCGAGGCGTCCGTGATCGACGAACACGAGCCGTGGCTGACCCTGATCGGCCTGCGCCTCGTCTACGAACGCAACGTCGCGCGTATGTAG
- a CDS encoding amino-acid N-acetyltransferase, which translates to MSSAQPLPHDDPESRNQVTVRRARTRDVTVVRRLVGRYAGAGILLDKAPVTLYEDIQEFWVAERASDGAVIGCGALHPLWEDLAEVRTLAVDPSAKGAGVGHKLLAKLLDAARELGVSRVFCLTFEVDFFTKHGFVEIDGTPVDRDVYRELLRSYDEGVAEFLGLERVKPNTLGNSRMLLHL; encoded by the coding sequence ATGTCTTCCGCGCAGCCGCTTCCTCATGACGATCCCGAGAGCCGGAACCAGGTCACTGTCCGACGTGCCAGGACGCGGGACGTCACGGTGGTGCGACGCCTCGTGGGGCGATACGCGGGCGCGGGGATCCTGCTCGACAAAGCACCGGTGACGCTTTACGAGGACATCCAGGAGTTCTGGGTCGCGGAACGCGCGTCCGACGGAGCGGTCATCGGCTGCGGCGCGCTCCATCCCCTGTGGGAAGACCTCGCCGAAGTGCGCACACTCGCCGTGGACCCTTCGGCGAAGGGTGCGGGAGTCGGGCACAAGCTCCTCGCGAAGCTGCTGGACGCCGCGCGTGAGCTCGGCGTGAGCCGCGTATTCTGCTTGACCTTCGAAGTCGACTTCTTCACGAAGCACGGGTTCGTGGAGATCGATGGGACACCTGTCGACCGAGATGTGTACAGAGAGCTGTTGCGTTCCTATGACGAGGGCGTTGCCGAGTTCCTCGGTCTCGAACGGGTGAAGCCGAACACCCTGGGCAACAGCCGCATGCTTCTGCACCTGTGA
- a CDS encoding Rossmann-like and DUF2520 domain-containing protein — protein MNPTAPKEPLDPRDRPARLTVGVVGAGRVGPALAASLAMAGHRPVAVSGVSDASRRRAEELLPGVPLVTPADVLARAELVLLTVPDDTLPGLVEGLAETGAVRPGQLLVHTSGRYGARVLDPALRAGALPLALHPAMTFTGTSVDVQRLAGCSFGVTAPEELRLAAQALVIEMGGEPEWIAEESRPLYHAALAIGSNYLVTLVAQAMELLDAAGVAAPDKMLGPLLGAALDNALRSGDAALTGPVARGDAGTVAAHVAELRRHAPGAVAGYLAMARTTADRALASGLLKAESAEDLLVVLADGGRAPGGPGLSGPGRNGPGGGPGSGGPESDGPGSGGSGEEDGNSGSGDGSA, from the coding sequence GTGAATCCCACAGCACCGAAGGAACCCCTCGATCCCAGGGACCGCCCCGCCCGCCTGACGGTGGGCGTCGTCGGCGCGGGCCGCGTGGGCCCCGCGCTCGCCGCGTCCCTCGCCATGGCGGGGCATCGCCCGGTCGCCGTGTCGGGTGTGTCCGACGCCTCCCGGCGGCGCGCCGAGGAGCTGCTGCCCGGGGTGCCGCTCGTGACCCCCGCCGATGTGCTCGCCCGCGCCGAACTGGTCCTGCTGACCGTGCCGGACGACACCCTGCCGGGCCTCGTCGAGGGACTGGCCGAGACCGGTGCCGTACGCCCGGGGCAGCTGCTCGTGCACACCTCGGGGCGGTACGGGGCCAGGGTGCTCGACCCGGCGCTCCGCGCGGGCGCGCTGCCTCTCGCGCTGCACCCGGCGATGACGTTCACGGGCACCTCGGTGGACGTGCAGCGGCTGGCGGGCTGCTCGTTCGGGGTCACCGCGCCCGAGGAGCTGCGCCTCGCGGCGCAGGCGCTGGTGATCGAGATGGGCGGCGAGCCGGAGTGGATCGCCGAGGAGTCCCGTCCGCTGTACCACGCGGCGCTCGCGATCGGTTCGAACTACCTGGTGACGCTGGTCGCCCAGGCGATGGAGCTGCTGGACGCGGCCGGGGTGGCGGCGCCGGACAAGATGCTCGGCCCGCTGCTCGGCGCGGCCCTCGACAACGCCCTGCGCTCGGGGGACGCGGCCCTGACGGGCCCGGTCGCCAGGGGCGACGCCGGCACGGTCGCGGCGCACGTGGCGGAGCTGCGCAGGCACGCACCGGGCGCGGTCGCGGGTTACCTGGCGATGGCCCGTACGACGGCGGACCGCGCCCTCGCCAGCGGCCTGCTGAAAGCCGAGTCGGCGGAGGACCTGCTCGTGGTTCTCGCGGACGGCGGCAGGGCCCCCGGCGGTCCCGGCCTCAGCGGCCCGGGGCGGAACGGGCCGGGCGGTGGCCCGGGGTCCGGTGGCCCGGAATCCGATGGCCCGGGGTCCGGGGGTTCCGGAGAGGAAGACGGAAACAGTGGTTCCGGGGACGGGAGCGCGTGA
- a CDS encoding L-aspartate oxidase yields the protein MSTGSGTESNGRTGGRDSGGTGGGHGSGGIRLAAPAPGWSIDADVVVVGSGVAGLTAALRCSAAGLRTVVVTKARLDDGSTRWAQGGIAATLGEGDTPEQHRDDTLVAGAGLCDEAAVRALVTQGAAAVRRLIATGATFDRAADGELELGREGGHHRRRIAHAGGDATGAEVARALGAAVRRTAVRTIENALVLDLLKDTAGRAAGVTLHVMGEGQHDGVGAVTAPAVVLATGGMGQVFAATTNPAVSTGDGVALALRAGAGVSDVEFVQFHPTVLFLGAGSEGQQPLVSEAVRGEGAHLVDADGVRFMLGQHELAELAPRDIVAKAIMRRMREQGAEHMYLDGRHFGREMWETRFPTILAACRAHGIDPVTAPMPVAPAAHYASGGVRTDLLGRTDVPGLYACGEVACTGVHGANRLASNSLLEGLVFAERIAEDITASRPSTPSGGGGPSRTAVSSSADGSSRGGGASEAAERTGVLSGGAASGGGAAPAGAAAPAGVVGLIDPSARTGIQRAMSAGAGVLRSAESLRRAAAVLQAVHPEPKPAEPGVEAWETTNLLTVARALVTAALRREETRGCHWREDFPDRDDAHWRHHLVLGLTPDLSFTVAGTGTADLHQDHHPESIRSQGAAT from the coding sequence ATGAGCACCGGCAGCGGCACCGAAAGCAACGGCCGGACCGGGGGCCGCGACAGCGGCGGTACCGGTGGTGGGCACGGCAGCGGCGGCATACGGCTCGCGGCGCCCGCGCCCGGCTGGTCGATCGACGCGGACGTCGTCGTGGTGGGTTCCGGCGTCGCGGGCCTCACGGCCGCGCTGCGCTGCTCCGCCGCGGGGCTGCGTACGGTCGTCGTCACCAAGGCACGGCTGGATGACGGCTCGACGCGCTGGGCCCAGGGCGGCATCGCCGCGACGCTCGGCGAAGGCGACACACCGGAGCAGCACCGCGACGACACCCTGGTCGCGGGCGCGGGCCTGTGCGACGAGGCGGCCGTGCGGGCCCTGGTGACCCAGGGCGCCGCGGCGGTGCGGCGGCTGATCGCGACGGGCGCCACGTTCGACCGCGCCGCCGACGGCGAACTCGAACTCGGGCGCGAGGGCGGCCACCACCGGCGCCGTATCGCGCACGCGGGCGGTGACGCGACGGGCGCCGAGGTGGCGCGCGCGCTGGGTGCGGCGGTACGGCGCACGGCGGTGCGGACGATCGAGAACGCGCTCGTGCTGGACCTGCTGAAGGACACCGCGGGACGCGCGGCGGGCGTCACCCTGCATGTGATGGGCGAGGGCCAGCACGACGGCGTCGGCGCGGTCACCGCACCGGCGGTGGTGCTGGCGACCGGCGGCATGGGCCAGGTCTTCGCCGCGACGACGAACCCGGCGGTGTCGACGGGCGACGGCGTCGCTCTCGCCCTGCGCGCGGGCGCGGGCGTCTCCGACGTCGAATTCGTCCAGTTCCATCCGACGGTGCTGTTCCTCGGCGCGGGCTCGGAGGGCCAGCAGCCGCTGGTGTCCGAAGCGGTACGCGGCGAGGGCGCGCACCTCGTGGACGCCGACGGCGTCCGCTTCATGCTCGGGCAGCACGAACTGGCGGAGCTCGCGCCCCGGGACATCGTCGCCAAGGCGATCATGCGGCGGATGCGGGAGCAGGGCGCCGAGCACATGTACCTCGACGGCCGCCATTTCGGCCGGGAGATGTGGGAGACCCGCTTCCCGACGATCCTGGCGGCCTGCCGCGCGCACGGCATCGACCCGGTGACCGCCCCGATGCCGGTGGCACCGGCCGCGCACTACGCGTCGGGCGGCGTGCGGACCGACCTCCTCGGCCGGACGGACGTGCCGGGGCTGTACGCGTGCGGCGAGGTCGCCTGCACCGGCGTGCACGGTGCGAACCGTCTGGCCTCGAACTCGCTGCTGGAGGGCCTGGTCTTCGCGGAACGGATCGCGGAGGACATCACGGCCTCGCGGCCCTCCACGCCGTCGGGGGGCGGCGGGCCGTCCCGCACGGCCGTGTCCTCCTCGGCCGACGGGTCGTCCCGTGGCGGCGGGGCGTCCGAGGCCGCGGAAAGGACCGGCGTCCTCTCCGGCGGCGCGGCGTCCGGTGGTGGTGCCGCCCCGGCGGGTGCCGCCGCCCCGGCGGGCGTCGTCGGCCTCATCGACCCCTCGGCCCGCACCGGCATCCAGCGCGCGATGTCGGCGGGGGCGGGCGTCCTCAGATCCGCCGAGAGCCTGCGCCGTGCCGCCGCCGTGCTGCAAGCCGTACACCCGGAGCCGAAACCCGCGGAGCCGGGAGTGGAGGCGTGGGAGACCACGAACCTGCTCACCGTCGCCCGCGCGCTCGTCACCGCCGCGCTGCGGCGCGAGGAGACGCGCGGCTGCCACTGGCGCGAGGACTTCCCGGACCGTGACGATGCCCACTGGCGGCACCATCTCGTCCTGGGCCTCACCCCCGACCTCTCGTTCACGGTGGCCGGCACCGGCACCGCGGACCTCCACCAGGACCACCACCCCGAGTCGATCCGTTCCCAGGGAGCAGCAACGTGA
- a CDS encoding histone-like nucleoid-structuring protein Lsr2 — MAQKVQVLLVDDLDGGEADETVTFALDGKTYEIDLTTANADKLRGLLDPYTKSGRRTGGRGATGRGKGRVVTGGNKDTAEIRKWAKDNGYNVNDRGRVPAEIREAYEKANG, encoded by the coding sequence GTGGCACAGAAGGTTCAGGTCCTTCTTGTCGACGACCTCGACGGCGGCGAGGCGGACGAGACCGTCACGTTCGCGCTCGACGGGAAGACGTACGAGATCGACCTCACGACCGCCAATGCCGACAAGCTCCGCGGCCTGCTCGACCCGTACACCAAGAGCGGGCGCCGTACCGGCGGCCGTGGTGCGACCGGTCGTGGCAAGGGACGCGTTGTCACCGGCGGCAACAAGGACACCGCGGAAATCCGCAAGTGGGCCAAGGACAACGGCTACAACGTGAACGACCGCGGCCGCGTTCCGGCCGAGATCCGCGAGGCCTACGAGAAGGCCAACGGCTGA